A genomic stretch from Peromyscus eremicus chromosome 6, PerEre_H2_v1, whole genome shotgun sequence includes:
- the Sh2d2a gene encoding LOW QUALITY PROTEIN: SH2 domain-containing protein 2A (The sequence of the model RefSeq protein was modified relative to this genomic sequence to represent the inferred CDS: substituted 1 base at 1 genomic stop codon) has protein sequence MEFCVAQTCPQGNHEAPSPTFSTFQPMNLTQGRCQDLNLGSKPSMQALKEQEVQLSPTATHTVASASAPGATWVLGNADKEEEVPGNAGLSLQAETRAWVQKTQSHWLLLRTAPVWFHGFITRREAERLLQPQPQGCYLVRFSESTVTFVLSYRXGGEKWGCLTQSGPSRSRTCCRHFLLAQLGDGRHVVLGEDSAHAQLQDLLQHYTEFPLSPYGETLTQPLARQTAEPAGLSLRTESDSGSKRQEDPDSQNRLLIQQGQAQAPAHKEGTSQGSRPRPPIPAKPQLPLEVYTRPTSRAHRVLPVHPIYQEPDEPIAFYAMGRGSPGEAPSNIYAEVEGPSGMAPTGHPTLQKCWSRPISGGQAKGVQGKKSSRRPAGRGNPS, from the exons atGGAGTTCTGCGTGGCTCAGACATGCCCCCAAG GGAATCAtgaagccccctcccccaccttcagCACCTTCCAGCCCATGAACTTGACCCAGGGGAGATGCCAGGACCTGAATTTGGGGAGCAAGCCCAGCATGCAGGCTCTGAAGGAACAGGAGGTTCAGCTCAGCCCCACGGCCACACACACTGTG GCTTCTGCCTCAGCCCCAGGAGCCACCTGGGTCCTAGGGAATGCTGACAAGGAGGAAGAGGTACCTGGGAATGCTGGTCTGTCGCTGCAAGCTGAGACCAGAGCATGGGTCCAGAAGACCCAGTCCCACTGGCTCTTGCTCAGGACCGCCCCTGTTTGGTTCCATGGCTTCATCACCAGGAG GGAAGCTGAGAGGCTCCTGCAACCCCAGCCTCAAGGATGCTATCTGGTGCGCTTCAGCGAGAGCACTGTGACCTTCGTGCTATCCTACAGGTAAGGG GGGGAGAAATGGGGGTGTCTGACTCAAAGTGGCCCCTCCAGGAGCCGGACCTGCTGCCGTCACTTCCTCCTTGCCCAGCTAGGGGATGGGCGTCACGTGGTGCTGGGCGAAGACAGTGCCCACGCGCAGCTTCAGGACCTGCTTCAACACTACACAGAGTTTCCCCTCAGCCCCTATGGGGAGACGCTCACCCAGCCCCTTGCCCGCCAG ACTGCCGAGCCGGCTGGACTTTCCCTGAGGACCGAATCAGACTCTGGAAGCAAAAGACAGGAAGATCCAGACAGCCAGAACAGGCTGCTCATCCAACAGGGGCAGGCCCAGGCCCCAGCACACAAAGAGGGA ACTTCACAGGGATCCAGACCCAGGCCTCCCattcctgccaagccccagcttCCTCTTGAAGTCTATACACGTCCTACTTCACGAGCCCATCGGGTTCTACCCGTTCACCCCATCTACCAGGAGCCTGATGAACCCATAGCCTTCTACGCCATGGGACGGGGCAGCCCTGGAGAAGCCCCCAGTAATATCTATGCTGAGGTAGAGGGGCCATCGGGAATGGCACCCACTGGGCACCCCACCCTCCAGAAGTGCTGGTCCAGGCCTATCTCAGGAGGCCAGGCAAAGGGagtacaggggaaaaaaagttcAAGAAGGCCAGCAGGAAGAGGGAACCCCTCCTGA